In the Streptomyces fradiae ATCC 10745 = DSM 40063 genome, CGCCCGCCGCGACGCCTGGCGCTCCAAGGGCCGCAGCTTCCTGGTCCTCGCGATGATCGCGCTGCCCATCCTCGGGGTGAGCGCCGCCGACGTGACCCTGCGCACCTCCAAGCCCTCCGCCGCCGAGCAGGCCACGCGCCTCATGGGCGCCGCCGACGCCCGGGTGTCCGACCCCGAGTACGGCGGCGTGGCCGTGCAGCAGTCGCCGAGCGGCGACATGAGCACCCCGGCGGACAAGAAGTACGACGACCAGCCGCCGCCCGAGGGCCGCACCGACCTGCGCAAGGCGCTCCCCGCCGGGGCGACCCTGCTGGAGGACAGCACGGGCAGCGGCAAGCTCCGCACCGCCCACGGCCTGCTGCACACCAACATCCGGGAGCTGAAGGCCGCCGACCCGCTCGCGAAGGGCATCCTGACCCCGCTGGACGGCCGTTTCCCGGAGCGCCCCGACGAGGTCTCCGCCTCCGCGCGCTTCCTCGAGGAGAGCGGGCTGCGGATCGGCGACACCCTCACCGCGCGCGGCCTGGACCGCGAGTACCGGATCACCGGTTCGTACGAGGTTCCCGACGATCTCAAGTCGGTGCAGGTCAACGCCCTGCCCGGAGCCTTCCTGGAGCCGCTGCGCAAGGCCCTCGACGGGACCGGAGCGGCCACGCCCCACATCTCCACCGCCCATCTGCTGAGGCTTCCGGCCGACAGCGGGCGTGGTTTCACGTGGAACATGGTGAAGGAGGCCAATGCCAAGGGCGCCGTCGTCGTCGGGCGGGCGGTCCTCCTCGACCCGCCCCCGGACTCCGACGTGCCGCTGTTCCAGCGCGAGGGGTACGGCTCCTTCCGGCTCAGCCCCGGCGCCGACCGGGAACTGCTGATCGCCACGGTCACCGTCGTCAGCCTCGCGATGCTGGAGATCTGCCTGCTCGCGGGGCCGGCGTTCGCGGTCGGCGCCCGCCGCTCGCGCCGCCAGCTCGGCCTGGTCGGCGCCAACGGCGGCGACCGCCGGCACATCCGCTCGATCGTGCTGGCGGGCGGCCTGGTGATCGGTGTCGCCGCTGCGGTCGTGGGCACGGTGCTGGGACTGGTCCTCGCCTTCGTGCTCCAGCCGTGGCTGGAGGAGCTCTTCGGGGCGCGCTTCGGCGCCTTCGACGTCCGGCCGCTGGAGCTGCTGGCGATCGCGGCGGTGGCCGTGCTCACCGGTCTGCTCGCCGCGATCGTGCCCGCCGTCACCGCCTCACGGGAGACGGTCCTCGCCTCGCTGACCGGCCGCCGCGGAGTGCGCCGGAGCAACCGCGTCCTGCCCCTCGTCGGCCTCGGCGCCACGCTGCTGGGCGCCTCCATCGCCCTGTACGGGTCGCTGGTCTCCGAGCACTTCGTCCTGGTGGCGGGCGGCAGCGCCCTCGCGGAGCTGGGCATCGTGGCGATGACCCCCGCCCTGGTGGGCCTCTTCGGACGGGTCGGCCGCCTGCTGCCGCTGTCGCCGCGCCTCGCGCTGCGCGACTCGGTGCGCAACCGGGGGCGCACGGCCCCCGCCGTCGCGGCGGTGCTGGCCGCCGTCGCCGGCACGGTCGCCGTCGCCACGTACGCGACCAGCGACGACGCCCAGCGGCGCGCCGAGTACGTCTCCCAACTCCCGCACGGCGCGGTGTCGACCCTCCTCACCGAGGACGGCGGGCGCGACGTCCCGGCCGTCCGCGAGGCCGTGCAGCGGCATCTGCCCATCGAACTGCGCGCCGACGTCGCCCGCATCGCGATCGGGCGGCCGGGCTGCGCCCCGTACTCCAGCGAAGCCGGATGCGGCCGGACCGAGCTGATCGTGCCGCCCGCCAACGAGTGCCCGCTGTGGGTGGAGACGGAGGAGGGCGAGGACCCGGCGTCCCGGTTCTCCCCGGAGCAGCGCCGCAAGCTGGCCGACGACTGGCGCTGCCAGCACGGTGACGACGGATACGTCCCCACGGACGACGGGCTGCTCGTCGCCGACGCGACCCTGCTGAAGGTGCTCGGCGTCGACGACCCGGGCGCGGAGAAGGCCCTCGCCGAGGGCCGGGTCGTCTCCCTGCGGAAGCGCCACGTCGACGCGAACGGCGCCCTCTCCCTGCGGGTGATCCCGGACGCCAAGGCGGCCGAGGAGGCGTACGAGGCGAAGAAGCCCGTCCCCGGCACGGTCAAGACCCTCCCGGCGTACCAGGTCCGCGACGGCATCCGCTCGTACGGCGTCGCAGGCGTGCTCACCCCGGCCGCGGCCGAGGCCGCCGGGCTCACCACCGCCCCCATGGGCTCGTACTACACGACGGACCAGCCGCCCACCAGCGAGCAGCGGCAGCGCCTCGACGCCGACCTCGCCAAGCTGGGGGGAGACGTCGTGCTCCAGGTGGAGGCGGGCTACGAGAGCGAGAACAGCATCACGCTCCTGGCCCTGACCGTCTTCGCCGGGCTGATCACGATCGGGGCCGCGGGCATCGCCACCGGTCTCGCCCAGGCCGACGCCGAGGCGGACCTGAAGACCCTCGCCGCCGTCGGGGCACCGCCGCGGGTACGCCGCACCCTCAGCGGTCTCCAGTGCGGGGTGGTCGCCGTGATGGGGGTCGTGCTCGGCACGGTGGCGGGGTTGCTCCCCGCGCTGGGGCTGCGGCTGACCGAGCGCCGGGAGCGGCTGCGGTGGTTCGAGGAGAACCGCGACGCCGGCTACGCGACCACGGCTGATCTGCCGCACGTGCCGATCGTCATCCCGTGGGAGACCTTCGGTGTGCTGCTGGTCGCCGTGCCGCTGGGCGCGGCGCTGCTCGCCGCCCTGCTGACCCGCTCCCGCGCCGCCGTGGCACGCCGCGCCGCGACGTAGCCGGGTCACGGTCACCGGCCGCACCGGCCGCACCGGCCGCACCGGCCGCACCGGCCGCACCGGCCGCACCGGCGATCGTGCCCCGCGCGCAGTGCTCCACCGCGCGCGGGGCACACCCGTTTCCGGCGCCCCGTCGGCCACCGGGAACGGAAGCGGGGGCACACCCCTTCTCCTGCACGTCCGTACGAGACAATGACCGCATGGAGATGCCGAGGAATGAACGGTCGCAGGAGACCCCGCAGGTCCTCATCGTCGGGCAGGACGGGATGGCGCTCGGCGGCGGTGGCGGCGACGGTGACGACGAGTCGCGTGAGACCCCGGTGACGGAGATGGTCGAGCAGCCCGCCAAGGTCATGCGGATCGGCAGCATGATCAAGCAGCTGCTGGAGGAGGTGCGCGCGGCACCTCTCGACGAGGCGAGCCGTGTCCGGCTGAAGAAGATCCACCACAGTTCGGTGAAGGAGCTGGAGGAGGGGCTGGCCCCGGAGCTGATCGAGGAGCTGGAGCGGCTCTCGCTCCCGTTCACCGACGAGGCCATCCCGTCCGAGGCGGAGCTGCGGATCGCCCAGGCCCAGCTGGTCGGATGGCTGGAGGGCCTCTTCCACGGCATCCAGACCGCGCTGTTCGCCCAGCAGATGGCGGCCCGCGCCCAGCTGGAGCAGATGCGCCGGGCCCTGCCTCCGGGCATGGCCCTGCAGGACGACGAGGAGCAGGGGCGGGCCCGCGGCAGGACGGGCGGCCCGTACCTGTGACCCCCCGGCCGGGCCCCGCACCCCCCGGCCCGTACACCGTTCCGCCCCGACGAACGGCCGACGACGGCCCGGCACACGCGGTGTGCCGGGCCGTCCTGCGCCGTCACGCGCCGGCAGCCGCGCCCGTGGTGAGCAGCACCTTGCCGACGTGGGTGCTGTCCTCCAGCACCTGGTGTGCCTCCGCGGCCCGCTCCATGGGGAGCGTGCGGTGCACGACGGGGCGGACCGTGCCCGCCTCGATCAGCGGCCAGACGTGCTGCCGTACGGCGGCGACGATGGCGGCCTTCTCCTCCGGC is a window encoding:
- a CDS encoding bacterial proteasome activator family protein — protein: MEMPRNERSQETPQVLIVGQDGMALGGGGGDGDDESRETPVTEMVEQPAKVMRIGSMIKQLLEEVRAAPLDEASRVRLKKIHHSSVKELEEGLAPELIEELERLSLPFTDEAIPSEAELRIAQAQLVGWLEGLFHGIQTALFAQQMAARAQLEQMRRALPPGMALQDDEEQGRARGRTGGPYL
- a CDS encoding FtsX-like permease family protein, giving the protein MTGWLHSWRAAVRIARRDAWRSKGRSFLVLAMIALPILGVSAADVTLRTSKPSAAEQATRLMGAADARVSDPEYGGVAVQQSPSGDMSTPADKKYDDQPPPEGRTDLRKALPAGATLLEDSTGSGKLRTAHGLLHTNIRELKAADPLAKGILTPLDGRFPERPDEVSASARFLEESGLRIGDTLTARGLDREYRITGSYEVPDDLKSVQVNALPGAFLEPLRKALDGTGAATPHISTAHLLRLPADSGRGFTWNMVKEANAKGAVVVGRAVLLDPPPDSDVPLFQREGYGSFRLSPGADRELLIATVTVVSLAMLEICLLAGPAFAVGARRSRRQLGLVGANGGDRRHIRSIVLAGGLVIGVAAAVVGTVLGLVLAFVLQPWLEELFGARFGAFDVRPLELLAIAAVAVLTGLLAAIVPAVTASRETVLASLTGRRGVRRSNRVLPLVGLGATLLGASIALYGSLVSEHFVLVAGGSALAELGIVAMTPALVGLFGRVGRLLPLSPRLALRDSVRNRGRTAPAVAAVLAAVAGTVAVATYATSDDAQRRAEYVSQLPHGAVSTLLTEDGGRDVPAVREAVQRHLPIELRADVARIAIGRPGCAPYSSEAGCGRTELIVPPANECPLWVETEEGEDPASRFSPEQRRKLADDWRCQHGDDGYVPTDDGLLVADATLLKVLGVDDPGAEKALAEGRVVSLRKRHVDANGALSLRVIPDAKAAEEAYEAKKPVPGTVKTLPAYQVRDGIRSYGVAGVLTPAAAEAAGLTTAPMGSYYTTDQPPTSEQRQRLDADLAKLGGDVVLQVEAGYESENSITLLALTVFAGLITIGAAGIATGLAQADAEADLKTLAAVGAPPRVRRTLSGLQCGVVAVMGVVLGTVAGLLPALGLRLTERRERLRWFEENRDAGYATTADLPHVPIVIPWETFGVLLVAVPLGAALLAALLTRSRAAVARRAAT